The proteins below come from a single Neospora caninum Liverpool complete genome, chromosome IX genomic window:
- a CDS encoding probable 26S protease regulatory subunit 6B,related, whose amino-acid sequence MGNAQPRGGGFPGGSEEDKEKKKERKRLEAAPPTHVGKRKKRGKGPVGHSKLPTVTPITKCRLRLLRLERIKDYLLLEEEYITNQEQRKPAEEKNEEDVNRVDELRGSPLSVGNLEEIIDEQHAIVSSSIGPEYYVNILSFVDKDILEPGCSVLLHNKTSSIVGILNDEVDPLISVMKVEKAPLETYADIGGLEKQIQEVKEAVEFPLTHPEFFDDIGISPPKGVILYGPPGTGKTLLAKAVANETSATFLRVVGSELIQKYLGDGPKLVREMFKLAHEHAPSIVFIDEIDAVGTKRYDATSGGEKEIQRTMLELLNQLDGFESKGDVKVIMATNRIESLDPALIRPGRIDRKIQLPNPDTKTKRKIFQIHTAKMTMADDVDLEEFVMAKDELSGADIKATCTEAGLLALRERRMKITQEDLRKAKEKALYQKKGNIPESLYL is encoded by the exons ATGGGAAACGCCCAACCGCGCGGCGGAGGCTTCCCAGGAGGCTCTGAAG aagacaaggagaagaagaaagagagaaagagactcgAGGCGGCTCCACCCACCCACgtcggaaagagaaagaagcgaggaaagggaccGGTTGGACACAGCAAGCTTCCCACTg TGACGCCGATTACAAAgtgtcgcctgcgtctcctccgtctcgagCGCATCAAAGATTACCTTCTTCTCGAGGAAGAG TATATCACGAACCAGGAGCAACGGAAACCcgccgaggagaagaacgag GAAGACGTGAACCGCGTGGACGAACTGCGAGGCTCGCCGCTGAGTGTCGGGAACCTCGAAGAAATCATCGACGAGCAGCACGCGATCGTCTCGTCCTCAATCGGCCCCGAGTACTACGTCAACATTCTTTCTTTCGTCGACAAAGACATTCTCGAGCCAGGATGCAGCGTCCTCCTCCACAACAAA ACGAGCAGCATCGTGGGAATTTTGAACGACGAAGTTGATCCCCTCATCTCCGTCATGAAAGTTGAGAAGGCTCCCCTCGAGACTTACGCCGACATTGGCGGCTTGGAGAAACAGATTCAG GAAGTGAAGGAAGCGGTCGAGTTCCCTCTGACCCATCCTGAGTTCTTCGACGACATCGGCATCAGTCCACCAAAGGGCGTCATTCTCTACGGGCCCCCAGGAACAG GAAAGACGCTTCTCGCGAAGGCCGTGGCCAACGAGACTTCCGCGACCTTTCTTCGAGTTGTCGGGAGTGAACTGATTCAAAAGTACTTGGGAGACGGACCGAAGCTGGTCAGGGAAATGTTCAAACTCGCCCACGAGCACGCGCCGAGCATTGTCTTCATCGACGAAATCGACGCGGTCGGGACGAAACG gTACGACGCCAcgagcggaggagagaaagagattcAGCGAACTATGCTGGAGTTGCTCAACCAACTCGATGGCTTCGAAAGCAAAGGAGACGTGAAAGTGATCATGGCCACCAATCGAATCGAGAGTCTTGACCCTGCGCTCATTCGACCTGGACGCATCGACCGAAAGATTCAGCTGCCGAATCCAGACACCAAAACAAAGCGGAAGATCTTCCAG ATTCACACCGCGAAGATGACCATGGCGGACGACGTCGACCTCGAGGAGTTTGTCATGGCGAAGGACGAACTCTCCGGCGCCGACATCAAG GCGACGTGCACGGAGGCAGGGCTGCTGGCTCTGCGCGAACGGCGCATGAAGATCACCCAGGAAGACctgaggaaagcgaaggagaaggcgctttaccagaagaagggaaacatTCCGGAGAGTCTCTACCTCTGA
- a CDS encoding putative aquaporin, protein MEDFEKKSMAAEFVGSFALLFAAELLSLFRSDLFSYGLALSLTYAVVASALHQFRGVQLNPILTLIEVFAGRIKLKSALMSMVLQFAGAALGASLAALICGESGILPAGIEGAVSSKILLAQLVFCTTLAFAHIETSADGGQLSGVTVALVTYAAYTATFGLSGYLNPAVALGTNIGNALQGTSINYSQFASFVVIPFLAAAAGWGAYKLSYDNLLMAEFFSSLSFTYCACCAMTGDIKGTNTAISIGCMAAALIYAIGWKSGGALNPAVTLGTLVSGHNRVADMLFYCFFQCGAGVLGAVLARYTMGPLGLFNILSSGNHISDLLTLLLFSMLLMAAYSLTFGDLFGRPAGTVIGAVYTAFHLVSSKALTLNVQTAFGIIISQLLLNGYAEDWGSAVACLTIPILGSFLASGLLSLLPSRYQRHA, encoded by the coding sequence ATGGAGGACTTTGAGAAAAAGAGCATGGCGGCGGAGTTTGTTGGGAGCTTTGCactcctcttcgccgccgagCTCCTGAGCCTGTTCAGGTCGGACCTGTTCTCGTACGGCCTCGCGTTGTCCCTGACCTACGCCGTCGTGGCTTCAGCCCTCCACCAGTTCCGCGGTGTACAGCTAAACCCGATCCTGACGCTGATTGAAGTTTTTGCCGGACGCATCAAGCTCAAGAGTGCTTTGATGAGCATGGTTCTTCAGTTTGCCGGAGCGGCTCTCGGAGCTTCGCTGGCGGCCTTGATTTGCGGCGAGTCGGGCATTCTGCCCGCTGGAATAGAAGGCGCGGTGTCTTCAAAAATTCTTCTCGCACAGCTCGTTTTCTGCACCACTTTGGCGTTTGCCCACATCGAGACGTCAGCGGACGGCGGCCAACTCTCCGGCGTGACCGTGGCCCTAGTCACGTACGCCGCATACACCGCGACCTTTGGCCTCTCTGGATACCTCAACCCCGCAGTGGCGCTCGGCACAAATATCGGAAATGCACTGCAAGGAACCTCAATCAATTACTCCCAGTTTGCGTCGTTTGTGGTGATCCCCTTCttggctgcggcggcgggcTGGGGCGCCTACAAGCTGTCGTACGACAACCTGCTCATGGCGGAATTCTTTTCAAGTCTTTCCTTCACCTACTGCGCGTGCTGCGCTATGACAGGGGATATCAAAGGCACCAACACAGCTATCAGCATTGGGTGcatggcggcggcgctgaTTTACGCGATAGGCTGGAAATCTGGCGGCGCACTCAACCCAGCCGTCACCTTGGGCACGCTGGTCTCGGGTCACAACCGCGTCGCCGATATGCTGTTTTACTGCTTCTTCCAGTGTGGAGCAGGCGTTTTGGGAGCCGTCTTGGCGCGGTACACGATGGGGCCTCTCGGGCTGTTCAACATTCTATCGTCAGGAAACCACATCTCTGACCTCCTGACGCTGCTCCTCTTCAGTATGCTCCTCATGGCCGCCTATTCCTTGACGTTTGGAGATCTCTTTGGACGCCCTGCGGGGACTGTGATCGGCGCGGTGTATACAGCTTTCCACTTGGTTTCTTCTAAGGCCCTCACTCTCAACGTCCAAACAGCCTTCGGCATCATCATCAGCCAGCTTCTTCTCAACGGCTACGCCGAAGACTGGGGGAGTGCCGTGGCGTGCCTTACCATCCCCATTCTcggctctttcctcgcctccggcctcctctcgctcctaCCTAGCCGATACCAAAGACACGCATGA